In Oreochromis aureus strain Israel breed Guangdong linkage group 15, ZZ_aureus, whole genome shotgun sequence, a single genomic region encodes these proteins:
- the paqr8 gene encoding membrane progestin receptor beta codes for MSTEVLQRLSTITLSTKHLRRLPHLSDFLPFSLPSPSPTVTASHVPSLFREPYILSGYRPVQQDWRCYLLSLFQKHNESLNVWTHLLAGPVLLLRWWANVDTLGYTLDTASLPLLLFLVSSLTYLYLSVAAHLLQSHSERAHYFFFFLDYVGVAVYQYGCSLGHYFYASEPAWRECVGVMFLPGAAFFGWLSCTGCCYAKFRYRRPYPPQRKVCQLIPTGLAYVLDISPIAHRLLTVSWSQEPSLPFHALQIACFLLSAVFFSCPIPERFFPGHCDFAGQGHQIFHMLLSLCTLSQLEALFQDYAQRRDTVVELFGEWQLWWACVSFPVLLVCCILTALIPMKHMSKALQSKDE; via the coding sequence ATGTCGACTGAGGTTTTGCAGCGGCTCAGCACCATAACACTGAGCACCAAGCACCTGCGTCGTCTCCCTCACCTCTCAGACTTCCTCCCTTTCTCTTTACCATCACCCAGCCCCACCGTCACTGCCTCCCACGTACCCAGCCTGTTCCGGGAACCCTACATCCTGTCAGGATACCGTCCTGTCCAGCAAGACTGGCGCTGCTATCTTCTCAGCCTCTTCCAGAAACATAATGAGTCCCTGAACGTGTGGACCCACTTGCTGGCCGGTCCTGTCCTGCTGCTCCGCTGGTGGGCCAATGTAGACACCCTGGGGTACACCTTGGATACGGCCTCGCtacctctgctcctcttcttggTGTCATCTCTCACATATCTGTACCTCAGTGTGGCGGCTCATCTCCTGCAATCTCACTCTGAACGCGCacactacttcttcttcttcttggacTACGTGGGTGTGGCCGTGTATCAGTACGGGTGTTCGCTCGGCCACTATTTCTACGCGTCTGAGCCAGCGTGGCGAGAATGCGTCGGGGTGATGTTTCTGCCTGGCGCCGCCTTCTTTGGGTGGCTCTCCTGCACCGGTTGCTGTTATGCCAAGTTTAGGTACAGGCGGCCATATCCGCCTCAGCGTAAAGTCTGCCAGCTGATCCCCACCGGCTTAGCGTACGTGCTGGATATCAGCCCCATAGCCCACCGCCTGCTCACTGTCTCCTGGTCACAGGAGCCCTCGCTGCCCTTCCACGCTCTCCAGATCGCCTGCTTCCTCTTGTCTGCAGTCTTCTTCTCTTGCCCCATCCCGGAGCGCTTCTTTCCAGGCCACTGTGACTTTGCAGGCCAGGGTCACCAAATCTTCCACATGCTTCTGTCCCTGTGCACCTTGTCCCAGCTGGAGGCTTTGTTCCAGGACTACGCCCAGCGGAGGGATACAGTGGTGGAGTTATTTGGGGAGTGGCAGTTGTGGTGGGCGTGCGTATCCTTCCCCGTCCTGTTAGTGTGCTGCATCCTGACGGCGCTGATCCCAATGAAGCACATGAGCAAGGCACTGCAGAGTAAAGACGAGTGA